From the Pseudodesulfovibrio indicus genome, the window GTTGCGGCCCACGTTGTAGAAGTTGATCTCGGACGAGGCGAGCACGCCTTCGGGGCTAATGATGAAGGTGCCGCGCAGAGCCAGGCCGGTTTCGTAGTCCCAGACGTCGAAGAAGCGGGAGACCTCACCGGTCGGGTCGGCGGCCATCTTGAACTTCACGTTTTCCAGCAGCCGTTCGCTGGTTTTCCACGCCATGTGGGAGAATTTGGTGTCCGTGGACACGGAGATCACCTCGGCGCCCAAGTCGACCAGGGCCTGGTGCTTGGCGGCCAGGTCGGCCAGTTCGGTGGGGCAGACAAAGGTGAAGTCCGCGGGATAGAAGAAGAGAATGGTCCATTTGCCCTGCTTGCGCAGCTCGCCCAGATCCAGCTCAACGAACCCGCCCTCGGTGGGGTCGAAGGCCTCCAGTTTGAACTCGGGCACGGGCTGGCCAACTTTGGCGAAATCAGGGAGATTGTCGTTCACATCGTACTCGTTGCTCATATTAATTTCCTCTGTTTTAAAGAAGTTGAAATATTGTTAGGAATGATTACCGTTCTCAGCACACTAAGGCCGAGCTCTGGCGTCGTCAAGTTTTTTTTGCGATTTTCTCCACTTTGCCCAGCGGCCCGTGGTAGTGTATACCGGGATTTCCCGCCGGGGACCGGAGCCGCACAGGGTTCGGCCCCACCGGCAAGACCAAGAAAAAGAGAGCGACAATGAGTTTCGGCTTTACCAAGATACGGGAAATGGAAATTGCGGAGATGGCCACCAAGGCCGTGGTCTACCGCCACGACAAGACCGGGGCGCGCGTCCTGTCCCTGAGCAACGACGACGAGAACAAGGTGTTCGGCATCTCGTTCCGCACGCCGCCCTCGGACTCCACGGGCGTGGCGCACATTCTGGAGCACTCGGTGCTCTGCGGGTCGGACAAGTACCCGGTGAAGGAGCCGTTCGTGGAACTGCTCAAGGGGTCGCTCCAGACCTTCCTGAACGCCCTGACCTTCCCGGACAAGACCTGCTATCCCGTGGCCTCGGCCAACGTGCAGGACTTCTACAACCTGGTGGACGTCTACCTGGACGCGGTCTTCCATCCCCGGCTGACCGAGAACACCCTGAAGCAGGAGGGCTGGCACTACGAGCTGGAGGCCGCCGACCGCGACCTGACCTACAAGGGCGTGGTCTTCAACGAGATGAAGGGCGCCTACTCCTCGCCCGACTCCCGGCTCTACGAGGCGTCCCAGCAGTCCCTGTTCCCGGACACCACCTACGGCCTGGACTCCGGCGGCGACCCGGCGGTCATCCCGGACCTGACCTTCGAGCAATTCATGGCCTTCCACCGGGACCACTACCACCCGTCCAACGCCTACGCCTATTTCTACGGTGACGACGACCCGCAGAAGCGGCTGGCAATCCTGGACGCGGTCTTCTCGCAATACGAGCCCATCGACGTGGCCCCGACCCGCGTGCCGCTCCAGGCCCGGTTCACCGAGGCCAAGGCCGTGCGCACGGGCTACCCGGCCTCGGACCGGCTGGCCAAGGGCATGTTCACGGTCAACTGGCTGCTGGCCGAGACCTCGGACCCCAACCTGAACCTCGCCCTGCACATCCTGGAGCACATCCTCATCGGGCTGCCCGGCTCGCCGCTGAAAAAGGCCCTGACCGACTCCGGCCTGGGCGACGACCTGGCGGGCGTGGGGCTCGAGGCGGACATGCGCCAGATGTTCTTCTCCGTGGGGCTCAAGGGCATGCACCCGTCCAACGCGGTCAAGGTCGAGTCCATCATCTTCCACACCATCAAGGACCTGGTGGAGAACGGCATCGACGCCCGCGACATCGAGGCCGCCGTCAACTCCGTGGAGTTCTCCCTGCGCGAGAACAACACCGGCTCGTACCCGCGCGGCCTGTCCCTCATGTTCCAGGCCCTGTCCACCTGGCTCTATGACGACGAGGGCGTCGAGGGCGATCCCCTGGCCCTGCTGCCCTTCGAGGCCCCCCTGCGCAACGTCAAGGCGTGGATCGAGAGCGGCGAAAAGATCTTCGAGGAGCTGCTGGCGCGGCTCTTCCTGCACAACCCGCACCGGACCACCGTGCTGCTGGAACCGGACCACACGCTCGGCAAGAAGGCGGCCAAGGAGGAGCGCGACCGGCTGAACAAGGCCAAGGCGGCCATGTCCCCGGCCGAGATCGAACAGGTCATGGCCGACGCCGCCGAACTCAAGCGGCTCCAGGCCGCGCCGGACGACCCCGAGGCGCTGCGCACCATCCCGCGCCTGACCACGTCCGACCTGCCCGCCGAGAACCGGCCCATCCCCACCGAGCTGCGGTCCCTCGCCGGACGCGAGCTGCTTTTCCACGACCTGCCCACCAACGGCATCGGCTACCTGGACTTCGGCTTCGACCTCGCCGCGATCCCGGACGAGCTGCTGCCCTACGCGGGGGTGTTCGGCCGCGCCCTGACCGAGTCCGGCACCGCCGAGCGCGACTTCGTGGACCTCTCCCAGCGCATCGCCCGGACCTCCGGCGGCATCTGGGCGCAGCCCTTCTCCGCCCCGGTCCTGAACTCCGCCGAGCCCGCCGCGCGGCTGTTCCTGCGCACCAAGGCCACGGGCGACAAGCTCGCCGACACCCTGGAGATCGTCTCCGAGATCCTGGCCTCGGCCAAGCTCGACAACAAGGAGCGCATCGGACGCATCGTGGCCGAGGCGCGCGCCCGCGCCGAGCAGCGGCTGGTCCCGTCCGGGCACATGATCGTGGCCACCCGGCTGCGCGCCCGGACCCACGCGGCCCACGCCATGGACGAGGCCATGTCCGGGCTGACCAACCTGCGTTTCCTGCGCGAGCTGGAGCAGCGCGTCGACAAGGACTTCCGCAACGTAGCCAAGGACCTGGAGAAATTCCGTTCCCTGCTGATCAACCGAAGCGGGCTGATCCTCAACGCCACCATGGACGAAGCCCTGTTCGCCCAGGCCGAGCCCGCCCTGGCCCGGGTGGTGGAGAGTCTGCCCGAGAGCGAACCCGCGCCCGTGAAGC encodes:
- a CDS encoding insulinase family protein codes for the protein MSFGFTKIREMEIAEMATKAVVYRHDKTGARVLSLSNDDENKVFGISFRTPPSDSTGVAHILEHSVLCGSDKYPVKEPFVELLKGSLQTFLNALTFPDKTCYPVASANVQDFYNLVDVYLDAVFHPRLTENTLKQEGWHYELEAADRDLTYKGVVFNEMKGAYSSPDSRLYEASQQSLFPDTTYGLDSGGDPAVIPDLTFEQFMAFHRDHYHPSNAYAYFYGDDDPQKRLAILDAVFSQYEPIDVAPTRVPLQARFTEAKAVRTGYPASDRLAKGMFTVNWLLAETSDPNLNLALHILEHILIGLPGSPLKKALTDSGLGDDLAGVGLEADMRQMFFSVGLKGMHPSNAVKVESIIFHTIKDLVENGIDARDIEAAVNSVEFSLRENNTGSYPRGLSLMFQALSTWLYDDEGVEGDPLALLPFEAPLRNVKAWIESGEKIFEELLARLFLHNPHRTTVLLEPDHTLGKKAAKEERDRLNKAKAAMSPAEIEQVMADAAELKRLQAAPDDPEALRTIPRLTTSDLPAENRPIPTELRSLAGRELLFHDLPTNGIGYLDFGFDLAAIPDELLPYAGVFGRALTESGTAERDFVDLSQRIARTSGGIWAQPFSAPVLNSAEPAARLFLRTKATGDKLADTLEIVSEILASAKLDNKERIGRIVAEARARAEQRLVPSGHMIVATRLRARTHAAHAMDEAMSGLTNLRFLRELEQRVDKDFRNVAKDLEKFRSLLINRSGLILNATMDEALFAQAEPALARVVESLPESEPAPVKRAMPVLPAREGLAIPAQVNYVGKGCGLAEYGIELTGAAQVVNKLIRTGYLWEKVRVQGGAYGAFCILDRLAGAIALVSYRDPNVADTVKAFDELADHLEKLKIDSDELEKSIIGAIGEMDSYQLPDAKGFTGLTRHLTGQDDAYLQAIREQALNASEADFRDLAKAVRANAEHGDICVLGDSLAMENSGLGLDIEQVL
- a CDS encoding peroxiredoxin; this encodes MSNEYDVNDNLPDFAKVGQPVPEFKLEAFDPTEGGFVELDLGELRKQGKWTILFFYPADFTFVCPTELADLAAKHQALVDLGAEVISVSTDTKFSHMAWKTSERLLENVKFKMAADPTGEVSRFFDVWDYETGLALRGTFIISPEGVLASSEINFYNVGRNVDELVRKMEANNYLKDHPAEVCPAKWTPGEKTLTPNDEMVGKVYEALNPID